Proteins encoded together in one Jaculus jaculus isolate mJacJac1 chromosome 7, mJacJac1.mat.Y.cur, whole genome shotgun sequence window:
- the Psma3 gene encoding proteasome subunit alpha type-3 isoform X1, translating into MSSIGTGYDLSASTFSPDGRVFQVEYAMKAVENSSTAIGIRCKDGVVFGVEKLVLSKLYEEGSNKRLFNVDRHVGMAVAGLLADARSLADIAREEASNFRSNFGYNIPLKHLADRVAMYVHAYTLYSAVRPFGCSFMLGSYSVNDGAQLYMIDPSGVSYGYWGCAIGKARQAAKTEIEKLQMKEMTCRDVVKEVAKIIYIVHDEVKDKAFELELSWVGELTKGRHEIVPKDVREEAEKYAKESLKEDDESDDDNM; encoded by the exons ATGAGCTCCATTGGCACCGGG TATGACCTGTCTGCTTCTACATTCTCCCCTGATGGAAGAGTTTTTCAAGTTGAATATGCAATGAAAGCTGTGGAAAACAGTAG tACAGCTATTGGGATCAGATGTAAAGATGGTGTTGTCTTTGGTGTAGAAAAATTAGTCCTTTCTAAACTTTATGAAGAAGGCTCCAACAAACGACTTTTTAATGTTGATCGGCATGTTGGaatg GCGGTAGCAGGTTTGTTGGCAGATGCTCGTTCTCTAGCAGACATAGCAAGAGAAGAAGCTTCCAACTTTAGATCTAACTTTGGCTATAACATTCCACTAAAA CATCTTGCAGACAGAGTGGCCATGTATGTACATGCTTATACACTCTACAGTGCTGTTAGACCTTTTGGCTGCAG tTTCATGTTAGGGTCTTACAGTGTGAATGATGGTGCACAGCTCTATATGATTGACCCATCAGGTGTTTCATAC GGTTACTGGGGATGTGCTATTGGCAAAGCCAGGCAAGCTGCaaagacagaaatagaaaaactccAG atGAAAGAAATGACCTGTCGTGATGTAGTCAAAGAAGTTGCAAAAAT aaTTTACATAGTACACGATGAAGTTAAGGATAAAGCTTTTGAACTAGAGCTCAGCTGGGTTGGTGAAC TAACTAAAGGAAGACATGAAATTGTTCCAAAAGATGTaagggaagaagcagagaaatatgCTAAG GAATCATTGAAAGAAGATGATGAATCAGATGATGATAATATGTAA
- the Psma3 gene encoding proteasome subunit alpha type-3 isoform X2: MAVAGLLADARSLADIAREEASNFRSNFGYNIPLKHLADRVAMYVHAYTLYSAVRPFGCSFMLGSYSVNDGAQLYMIDPSGVSYGYWGCAIGKARQAAKTEIEKLQMKEMTCRDVVKEVAKIIYIVHDEVKDKAFELELSWVGELTKGRHEIVPKDVREEAEKYAKESLKEDDESDDDNM, encoded by the exons atg GCGGTAGCAGGTTTGTTGGCAGATGCTCGTTCTCTAGCAGACATAGCAAGAGAAGAAGCTTCCAACTTTAGATCTAACTTTGGCTATAACATTCCACTAAAA CATCTTGCAGACAGAGTGGCCATGTATGTACATGCTTATACACTCTACAGTGCTGTTAGACCTTTTGGCTGCAG tTTCATGTTAGGGTCTTACAGTGTGAATGATGGTGCACAGCTCTATATGATTGACCCATCAGGTGTTTCATAC GGTTACTGGGGATGTGCTATTGGCAAAGCCAGGCAAGCTGCaaagacagaaatagaaaaactccAG atGAAAGAAATGACCTGTCGTGATGTAGTCAAAGAAGTTGCAAAAAT aaTTTACATAGTACACGATGAAGTTAAGGATAAAGCTTTTGAACTAGAGCTCAGCTGGGTTGGTGAAC TAACTAAAGGAAGACATGAAATTGTTCCAAAAGATGTaagggaagaagcagagaaatatgCTAAG GAATCATTGAAAGAAGATGATGAATCAGATGATGATAATATGTAA
- the LOC123462149 gene encoding MLV-related proviral Env polyprotein-like isoform X1: MKRSLHRTDDHSHGCEGGRHRIMDPLDPCKDSPLESWRVLNESPRPKGSTQALPQLRCCTPGLNLLMLLTACCSLPQVKNASPVVSPLKCPSRTQAYTLLTLVLFTTCAYCGPLSPSNPHQPVNLTWVITDFSTGDILVQKSKIAPVNTWFPDLQFDLSELLPEKSHWSLKHTYFYVCPGRPQAGQTDKDWRKQCGEAHELFCRSWSCVSTGDLYWTAPVKTDLIQVKRNDPPDVYIRGRRIRACSGATSNTCNPIQVRFTKRGKQDSTWEAGKMWGLSTHPSGSSGLFTIKLLSRPLHSPYLGPNKALAAPWSAHKPAVATPLLPTTKPVPSTLAPPRKLT, from the coding sequence ATGAAAAGGTCCCTACATCGTACTGATGACCACTCCCACGGCTGTGAAGGTGGACGGCATCGCATCATGGATCCActggacccatgtaaagacagtcCCCTGGAAAGCTGGAGAGTCTTGAATGAGTCACCCCGACCGAAAGGATCCACTCAAGCTCTGCCTCAACTGAGATGCTGCACTCCAGGCCTCAACCTCCTGATGCTCCTGACTGCTTGTTGCTCCCTCCCTCAGGTCAAAAATGCTTCCCCGGTTGTATCTCCCCTTAAGTGCCCCTCTCGAACTCAAGCTTATACACTCTTAACGCTTGTATTATTCACCACTTGTGCCTATTGTggccccctttctccctctaatCCACATCAGCCAGTCAACCTTACTTGGGTAATAACAGATTTTTCCACAGGTGACATACTAGTTCAGAAATCTAAGATAGCACCTGTTAATACCTGGTTTCCAGACCTACAGTTTGATTTGTCAGAACTGCTCCCTGAAAAGTCTCACTGGTCACTTAAACATACCTATTTCTATGTATGCCCTGGTAGACCACAGGCAGGTCAGACAGACAAGGATTGGAGAAAACAATGTGGAGAGGCACATGAGCTCTTCTGCCGGTCCTGGtcttgtgtgagtactggggacctCTATTGGACTGCCCCTGTTAAGACGGATCTTATCCAGGTAAAACGTAATGACCCTCCAGATGTTTATattagaggcagaagaatcagggcATGCTCTGGAGCAACTTCAAATACCTGTAACCCTATCCAGGTTCGCTTTACAAAGAGAGGGAAACAGGATtctacttgggaggctggaaaAATGTGGGGCCTATCTACCCATCCCAGTGGCTCCAGCGGCCTATTTACTATTAAATTACTTAGTAGACCCCTACATAGCCCATATCTAGGTCCCAATAAGGCCCTGGCTGCACCATGGTCTGCCCACAAACCAGCTGTGGCCACACCCCTTCTCCCCACAACAAAGCCAGTACCCTCTACTCTGGCCCCACCACGAAAACTGACCTGA